The following are from one region of the Sandaracinus amylolyticus genome:
- a CDS encoding ribbon-helix-helix domain-containing protein gives MARKKVSTTIYITPDQNERLKLLHERTKVPVAVYIREGIDMVLEKHSHNLPGQLTLDAPPKKR, from the coding sequence ATGGCGCGCAAGAAAGTCAGCACCACGATCTACATCACGCCCGACCAGAACGAGCGGCTCAAGCTGCTGCACGAGCGGACCAAGGTGCCCGTCGCGGTCTACATCCGCGAAGGCATCGACATGGTCCTCGAGAAGCACTCGCACAATCTCCCGGGCCAGCTGACGCTCGACGCGCCGCCCAAGAAGCGCTGA